A genomic window from Centroberyx gerrardi isolate f3 chromosome 14, fCenGer3.hap1.cur.20231027, whole genome shotgun sequence includes:
- the krt18a.1 gene encoding keratin, type I cytoskeletal 18, translating to MSFQKSTTYSMRSSSGGRVPSMSITRTSAAPPRAASTYGGAGGKGTRISSVSYSGVRSGMGAGMGAAMGLGSGVGGFSSSMQVSGSGETANIMGNEKFAMQNLNDRLANYLETVRNLEQANHKLELKIKEALEKSGPDFRDYSKYQAILDDLRRKVFDATVDNARLVLNIDNARLAADDFRVKFESELAIRQSVEADIVGLRKVIDDTNMGRMNLESEIESLKEELIHLKKNHDNEVMELRNQIAQSGVQVDVDAPKGQDLSQIMSEMRAKYEKMAQKNQEELKAWHESQITEVQTQVTQNTEALKGAHTEVNDLRRQLQTLEIELESQRSLKASLEGTLRDTEMRYNMEIESLNNVILGLEAELTQLRTNIQQQTQEYEFLLNLKMKLEAEIATYRRLLDGEDFQLQDAMEDQKTVKTKVMTVTQTLVDGKVVSSSTETKNL from the exons ATGAGTTTCCAAAAATCTACTACGTACTCTATGCGCTCCTCCTCTGGAGGCAGGGTTCCCTCTATGTCCATCACCCGTACCTCTGCTGCCCCTCCCAGGGCCGCCAGCACCTACGGCGGGGCCGGGGGCAAGGGGACCCGCATCTCCAGCGTCTCCTACTCTGGAGTCCGCAGCGGGATGGGAGCCGGGATGGGAGCCGCGATGGGACTGGGCTCCGGAGTGGGAGGCTTCTCCAGCAGCATGCAGGTGAGTGGCAGCGGGGAGACGGCCAACATCATGGGCAACGAGAAGTTCGCCATGCAGAACCTGAACGACCGCCTGGCCAACTACCTGGAGACGGTGAGGAACCTGGAGCAGGCCAACCACAAGCTGGAGCTTAAGATCAAGGAGGCCCTGGAGAAGAGCGGACCCGACTTCAGAGACTACAGCAAGTACCAGGCGATCCTGGATGACCtgaggaggaag GTGTTCGATGCCACCGTTGACAACGCCCGTCTGGTGCTGAACATCGACAATGCCCGCCTTGCAGCCGATGACTTCAGAGTGAA GTTTGAGTCTGAGCTGGCCATCCGCCAGTCTGTGGAGGCTGACATTGTTGGTCTGAGGAAGGTCATCGATGACACCAACATGGGTCGCATGAACCTGGAGAGCGAGATCGAATCCCTGAAGGAGGAGCTCATCCACCTTAAGAAGAACCATGATAAT GAGGTGATGGAGCTTCGTAACCAGATCGCCCAGTCAGGAGTCCAGGTGGATGTTGATGCTCCTAAAGGACAGGACCTGTCCCAGATCATGTCAGAGATGAGGGCCAAGTATGAGAAAATGGCACAGAAGAACCAGGAGGAGCTCAAAGCGTGGCACGAATCTCAG ATTACAGAAGTGCAGACTCAGGTCACCCAGAACACAGAGGCCCTGAAGGGTGCCCATACAGAGGTCAATGACCTGCGCAGACAGCTACAGACCTTGGAGATCGAACTGGAGTCACAGAGGAGCCTG AAAGCATCTCTGGAGGGCACACTGAGGGACACAGAGATGCGCTACAACATGGAGATAGAGTCTCTGAACAACGTCATCCTGGGCCTGGAGGCAGAGCTCACACAGCTGCGCACCAACATCCAGCAGCAGACACAGGAGTACGAGTTCCTGCTCAACCTGAAGATGAAGCTGGAGGCTGAGATTGCAACATACAGGCGGCTGCTGGATGGTGAAGACTTCCA GCTCCAGGACGCTATGGAGGACCAGAAAACAGTGAAGACCAAAGTGATGACCGTCACACAGACCCTGGTGGACGGCAAGGTGGTTTCCTCCAGCACAGAGACCAAGAACCTGTGA